One region of Erythrolamprus reginae isolate rEryReg1 chromosome 8, rEryReg1.hap1, whole genome shotgun sequence genomic DNA includes:
- the ZBTB34 gene encoding zinc finger and BTB domain-containing protein 34 produces MDSSSFIQFDVPEYSSSVLSQLNELRLQGKLCDLVVHIQGQPFRAHKAVLAASSPYFRDHSALNTMSGLSISVIKNPNVFEQLLSFCYTGRMSLQLKDVVSFLTAASFLQMQCVIDKCTQILESIHSKISVGEVDAVTIGSEDPLENHNGMKESGYFANPIEISPPPYCAQGRPSASGNDLRMETTPSNALRGRLQEEGHSDRGSSGSVSEYEIQVEGDHEQAELIIRESQAAEMKVKMEKSDRPSCSDSSSLGDDGYHTEMVDGEQVVAVNVGSFGSVLQNAFTYSQGASQSANASESFGSLRSSGNSRSMLGSYRGRGRQKRVSASHVHSDVSSLASGADGEPSARQLGYESDPRERNSRGHWYAYSERLICIYCGKSFNQKGSLDRHMRLHMGITPFVCKYCGKKYTRKDQLEYHIRGHTDDKPFRCEVCGKCFPFQGTLNQHLRKNHPGVAEIRSRVESPERTEVYMEQRDDDASAPQTLDYTMDVHTPD; encoded by the coding sequence ATGGACAGCAGCAGCTTCATCCAGTTCGACGTCCCTGAGTACAGCAGCAGCGTCCTGAGCCAGCTGAACGAACTCCGCCTGCAGGGCAAGCTTTGCGACCTCGTCGTGCACATCCAGGGCCAGCCGTTCCGAGCTCACAAAGCCGTCTTAGCCGCCAGCTCTCCCTACTTCCGCGACCATTCGGCGTTGAACACCATGAGTGGCTTGTCAATCTCCGTCATTAAAAACCCCAACGTCTTCGAGCAGTTGCTTTCTTTTTGCTACACTGGAAGGATGTCTCTGCAGCTGAAGGACGTGGTCAGCTTCCTCACCGCAGCCAGCTTTCTCCAGATGCAGTGCGTCATCGACAAGTGCACTCAGATCCTGGAAAGCATCCATTCGAAAATCAGCGTCGGGGAAGTCGACGCGGTGACGATCGGCAGCGAAGATCCCCTGGAGAACCACAACGGCATGAAGGAGAGCGGCTACTTTGCCAACCCCATTGAGATTTCCCCTCCTCCCTACTGCGCTCAGGGCCGCCCGTCGGCTTCAGGGAACGACCTCCGGATGGAAACGACGCCGTCCAATGCTCTCCGCGGCCGTCTGCAAGAAGAAGGCCACTCAGACCGGGGTAGCAGCGGGAGCGTTTCCGAATACGAGATTCAAGTTGAAGGTGACCACGAGCAAGCGGAGCTGATCATTAGAGAGAGCCAGGCGGCCGAGATGAAAGTCAAAATGGAAAAATCCGACCGGCCCAGCTGCTCGGATAGCTCTTCGCTTGGAGACGATGGATACCACACGGAAATGGTGGACGGAGAACAAGTGGTGGCCGTTAACGTCGGATCCTTCGGCTCCGTCTTGCAAAACGCTTTCACGTATTCCCAGGGAGCCTCGCAGTCCGCGAACGCCTCCGAATCCTTCGGCAGCCTGAGGAGCTCGGGGAATTCGAGATCGATGCTCGGCTCCTACCGAGGCCGCGGGCGTCAAAAGCGGGTCTCCGCCAGCCACGTGCACAGCGACGTTTCCAGCCTGGCGTCGGGAGCCGATGGCGAACCTTCCGCCCGTCAGCTGGGCTACGAGAGCGACCCGCGGGAGAGGAATTCCAGGGGCCACTGGTACGCCTATAGCGAGCGGCTGATCTGCATCTACTGCGGGAAGTCCTTCAACCAGAAGGGCAGCCTTGATCGGCACATGAGGCTGCACATGGGCATCACGCCCTTCGTCTGCAAGTACTGCGGGAAGAAATACACCCGCAAGGATCAGCTCGAGTACCACATCCGCGGCCACACCGACGACAAGCCTTTCCGCTGCGAAGTCTGCGGGAAGTGCTTCCCTTTCCAAGGGACCCTGAACCAGCACTTGCGAAAGAATCACCCAGGCGTGGCCGAAATCCGAAGCCGGGTGGAGTCGCCCGAAAGAACAGAAGTCTATATGGAACAGAGAGACGACGATGCCTCCGCGCCCCAAACTCTAGATTATACCATGGATGTGCACACCCCCGATTAA